The following are encoded together in the Ovis canadensis isolate MfBH-ARS-UI-01 breed Bighorn chromosome 2, ARS-UI_OviCan_v2, whole genome shotgun sequence genome:
- the HSPD1 gene encoding 60 kDa heat shock protein, mitochondrial isoform X1: protein MQIAGPRRPGSGWAPLASALRRGGGSGGGRGHGLIAVRALHSVPHSPPTACLVARTSRRCPAEMLRLPAVLRQMRPVSRALAPHLTRAYAKDVKFGADARALMLQGVDLLADAVAVTMGPKGRTVIIEQSWGSPKVTKDGVTVAKSIDLKDKYKNIGAKLVQDVANNTNEEAGDGTTTATVLARSIAKEGFEKISKGANPVEIRRGVMLAVDAVIAELKKQSKPVTTPEEIAQVATISANGDKEIGNIISDAMKKVGRKGVITVKDGKTLNDELEIIEGMKFDRGYISPYFINTSKGQKCEFQDAYVLLSEKKISSVQSIVPALEIANAHRKPLVIIAEDVDGEALSTLVLNRLKVGLQVVAVKAPGFGDNRKNQLKDMAIATGGAVFGEEGLNLNLEDVQPHDLGKVGEVIVTKDDAMLLKGKGDKAQIEKRIQEIIEQLDVTTSEYEKEKLNERLAKLSDGVAVLKVGGTSDVEVNEKKDRVTDALNATRAAVEEGIVLGGGCALLRCIPALESITPANEDQKTGIEIIKKTLKIPAMTIAKNAGVEGSLIVEKIMQSSSEVGYDAMLGDFVNMVEKGIIDPTKVVRTALLDAAGVASLLTTAEVVVTEIPKEEKDPGMGGMGGMGGGMGGGMF, encoded by the exons ATGCAGATTGCAGGGCCCAGGCGGCCTGGAAGTGGGTGGGCACCGCTCGCAAGCGCGCtgcggaggggcggggggagcggCGGAGGGAGGGGACACGGGCTCATTGCCGTGCGCGCCTTGCACTCTGTCCCTCACTCGCCGCCGACGGCCTGTCTCGTCGCCCGCACGTCGCGCCGCTGCCCCGCAG AAATGCTTCGATTACCCGCAGTCCTTCGTCAAATGAGGCCAGTGTCCAGGGCACTGGCTCCTCATCTCACTCGGGCTTATGCCAAAGATGTAAAATTCGGTGCAGATGCTCGGGCCTTAATGCTTCAAGGTGTAGACCTTTTAGCCGATGCTGTAGCCGTTACTATGGGGCCAAAG GGAAGGACAGTGATTATTGAACAGAGTTGGGGAAGTCCCAAAGTGACAAAAGATGGTGTGACTGTTGCAAAGTCTattgatttaaaagataaatataaaaatattggcGCTAAACTTGTTCAAGATGTTGCCAATAACACAAACGAAGAGGCCGGGGATGGCACCACTACTGCTACTGTACTGGCACGTTCTATTGCCAAGGAAGGCTTCGAGAAGATTAGCAAAGGTGCTAATCCAGTGGAAATCAGGAGAG GTGTGATGTTAGCTGTTGATGCTGTAATTGCTGAACTTAAGAAGCAGTCTAAACCTGTGACAACCCCTGAAGAGATTGCTCAG GTTGCTACAATTTCTGCAAATGGAGACAAAGAAATTGGCAACATCATTTCTGATGCCATGAAAAAGGTTGGAAGAAAGGGTGTTATCACAGTAAAG GATGGAAAAACACTGAATGATGAATTAGAAATTATTGAAGGCATGAAGTTTGACAGAGGATACATTTCTCCATACTTTATTAATACATCCAAAG GTCAGAAATGTGAATTCCAAGATGCATATGTTCTGTTGagtgaaaagaaaatttctaGTGTCCAGTCCATTGTTCCTGCTCTTGAAATTGCCAATGCTCACCGGAAGCCCTTGGTCATAATTGCTGAAGAtgtggatggagaagctctaagtACCCTTGTTTTGAACAG GCTGAAAGTTGGTCTTCAAGTTGTGGCGGTCAAAGCTCCAGGTTTTGGTGACAATAGAAAGAACCAGCTTAAAGACATGGCTATTGCTACTGGTGGTGCA gTATTTGGAGAAGAAGGACTAAATCTAAATCTTGAAGATGTTCAGCCTCATGACTTAGGAAAAGTTGGAGAGGTCATTGTGACCAAAGATGATGCCATGCTCTTGAAAGGGAAAGGTGACAAGGCTCAAATTGAAAAGCGCATCCAAGAGATCATTGAGCAGTTAGATGTCACAACCAgtgaatatgaaaaggaaaaactgaacgAACGCCTGGCAAAACTCTCAGATGGCGTTGCTGTGTTGAAG gTTGGTGGGACAAGTGATGTTGaagtgaatgaaaagaaagacagagtTACAGATGCCCTTAATGCTACACGAGCTGCTGTTGAAGAAGGCATTGTTCTGGGAGGGGGCTGTGCCCTGCTTCGGTGCATTCCAGCCTTGGAGTCAATAACTCCAGCTAATGAAGATCAAAAAACAG gtatagaaatcattaaaaaaacacTCAAAATTCCTGCAATGACCATTGCTAAGAATGCAGGTGTTGAAGGATCACTGATAGTTGAGAAAATTATGCAGAGTTCTTCAGAAGTTGGTTATGATGCTATGCTTGGAGATTTTGTGAATATGGTGGAAAAGGGAATCATTGATCCAACTAAG GTTGTAAGAACTGCATTACTGGATGCTGCCGGAGTGGCCTCTCTCTTAACAACAGCAGAAGTTGTCGTCACAGAAATTCCTAAAGAAGAGAAGGATCCTGGAATGGGTGGCATGGGTGGAATGGGAGGTGGCATGGGAGGTGGCATGTTCTAA
- the HSPD1 gene encoding 60 kDa heat shock protein, mitochondrial isoform X2 has protein sequence MKTHFKMLRLPAVLRQMRPVSRALAPHLTRAYAKDVKFGADARALMLQGVDLLADAVAVTMGPKGRTVIIEQSWGSPKVTKDGVTVAKSIDLKDKYKNIGAKLVQDVANNTNEEAGDGTTTATVLARSIAKEGFEKISKGANPVEIRRGVMLAVDAVIAELKKQSKPVTTPEEIAQVATISANGDKEIGNIISDAMKKVGRKGVITVKDGKTLNDELEIIEGMKFDRGYISPYFINTSKGQKCEFQDAYVLLSEKKISSVQSIVPALEIANAHRKPLVIIAEDVDGEALSTLVLNRLKVGLQVVAVKAPGFGDNRKNQLKDMAIATGGAVFGEEGLNLNLEDVQPHDLGKVGEVIVTKDDAMLLKGKGDKAQIEKRIQEIIEQLDVTTSEYEKEKLNERLAKLSDGVAVLKVGGTSDVEVNEKKDRVTDALNATRAAVEEGIVLGGGCALLRCIPALESITPANEDQKTGIEIIKKTLKIPAMTIAKNAGVEGSLIVEKIMQSSSEVGYDAMLGDFVNMVEKGIIDPTKVVRTALLDAAGVASLLTTAEVVVTEIPKEEKDPGMGGMGGMGGGMGGGMF, from the exons ATGAAGACACATTTTA AAATGCTTCGATTACCCGCAGTCCTTCGTCAAATGAGGCCAGTGTCCAGGGCACTGGCTCCTCATCTCACTCGGGCTTATGCCAAAGATGTAAAATTCGGTGCAGATGCTCGGGCCTTAATGCTTCAAGGTGTAGACCTTTTAGCCGATGCTGTAGCCGTTACTATGGGGCCAAAG GGAAGGACAGTGATTATTGAACAGAGTTGGGGAAGTCCCAAAGTGACAAAAGATGGTGTGACTGTTGCAAAGTCTattgatttaaaagataaatataaaaatattggcGCTAAACTTGTTCAAGATGTTGCCAATAACACAAACGAAGAGGCCGGGGATGGCACCACTACTGCTACTGTACTGGCACGTTCTATTGCCAAGGAAGGCTTCGAGAAGATTAGCAAAGGTGCTAATCCAGTGGAAATCAGGAGAG GTGTGATGTTAGCTGTTGATGCTGTAATTGCTGAACTTAAGAAGCAGTCTAAACCTGTGACAACCCCTGAAGAGATTGCTCAG GTTGCTACAATTTCTGCAAATGGAGACAAAGAAATTGGCAACATCATTTCTGATGCCATGAAAAAGGTTGGAAGAAAGGGTGTTATCACAGTAAAG GATGGAAAAACACTGAATGATGAATTAGAAATTATTGAAGGCATGAAGTTTGACAGAGGATACATTTCTCCATACTTTATTAATACATCCAAAG GTCAGAAATGTGAATTCCAAGATGCATATGTTCTGTTGagtgaaaagaaaatttctaGTGTCCAGTCCATTGTTCCTGCTCTTGAAATTGCCAATGCTCACCGGAAGCCCTTGGTCATAATTGCTGAAGAtgtggatggagaagctctaagtACCCTTGTTTTGAACAG GCTGAAAGTTGGTCTTCAAGTTGTGGCGGTCAAAGCTCCAGGTTTTGGTGACAATAGAAAGAACCAGCTTAAAGACATGGCTATTGCTACTGGTGGTGCA gTATTTGGAGAAGAAGGACTAAATCTAAATCTTGAAGATGTTCAGCCTCATGACTTAGGAAAAGTTGGAGAGGTCATTGTGACCAAAGATGATGCCATGCTCTTGAAAGGGAAAGGTGACAAGGCTCAAATTGAAAAGCGCATCCAAGAGATCATTGAGCAGTTAGATGTCACAACCAgtgaatatgaaaaggaaaaactgaacgAACGCCTGGCAAAACTCTCAGATGGCGTTGCTGTGTTGAAG gTTGGTGGGACAAGTGATGTTGaagtgaatgaaaagaaagacagagtTACAGATGCCCTTAATGCTACACGAGCTGCTGTTGAAGAAGGCATTGTTCTGGGAGGGGGCTGTGCCCTGCTTCGGTGCATTCCAGCCTTGGAGTCAATAACTCCAGCTAATGAAGATCAAAAAACAG gtatagaaatcattaaaaaaacacTCAAAATTCCTGCAATGACCATTGCTAAGAATGCAGGTGTTGAAGGATCACTGATAGTTGAGAAAATTATGCAGAGTTCTTCAGAAGTTGGTTATGATGCTATGCTTGGAGATTTTGTGAATATGGTGGAAAAGGGAATCATTGATCCAACTAAG GTTGTAAGAACTGCATTACTGGATGCTGCCGGAGTGGCCTCTCTCTTAACAACAGCAGAAGTTGTCGTCACAGAAATTCCTAAAGAAGAGAAGGATCCTGGAATGGGTGGCATGGGTGGAATGGGAGGTGGCATGGGAGGTGGCATGTTCTAA
- the LOC138434076 gene encoding 10 kDa heat shock protein, mitochondrial isoform X2: MAGQAFRKFLPLFDRVLVERSAAETVTKGGIMLPEKSQGKVLQATVVAVGSGSKGKGGEIQPVSVKVGDKVLLPEYGGTKVVLDDKDYFLFRDGDILGKYVD; encoded by the exons ATG GCAGGACAGGCATTTAGAAAGTTTCTTCCCCTCTTTGACCGAGTATTAGTTGAAAGAAGTGCCGCCGAAACTGTAACCAAAGGAGGCATTATGCTTCCAGAAAAATCACAAGGAAAAGTATTGCAAGCCACGGTGGTAGCTGTTGGATCCGGCTCTAAAGGAAAG GGTGGAGAGATTCAACCAGTTAGTGTGAAAGTTGGAGATAAAGTTCTTCTCCCAGAATATGGAGGCACCAAAGTAGTTCTAGACGACAAG GATTATTTCTTATTTAGAGATGGTGACATTCTTGGGAAATATGTCGACTGA
- the HSPD1 gene encoding 60 kDa heat shock protein, mitochondrial isoform X3, producing the protein MLRLPAVLRQMRPVSRALAPHLTRAYAKDVKFGADARALMLQGVDLLADAVAVTMGPKGRTVIIEQSWGSPKVTKDGVTVAKSIDLKDKYKNIGAKLVQDVANNTNEEAGDGTTTATVLARSIAKEGFEKISKGANPVEIRRGVMLAVDAVIAELKKQSKPVTTPEEIAQVATISANGDKEIGNIISDAMKKVGRKGVITVKDGKTLNDELEIIEGMKFDRGYISPYFINTSKGQKCEFQDAYVLLSEKKISSVQSIVPALEIANAHRKPLVIIAEDVDGEALSTLVLNRLKVGLQVVAVKAPGFGDNRKNQLKDMAIATGGAVFGEEGLNLNLEDVQPHDLGKVGEVIVTKDDAMLLKGKGDKAQIEKRIQEIIEQLDVTTSEYEKEKLNERLAKLSDGVAVLKVGGTSDVEVNEKKDRVTDALNATRAAVEEGIVLGGGCALLRCIPALESITPANEDQKTGIEIIKKTLKIPAMTIAKNAGVEGSLIVEKIMQSSSEVGYDAMLGDFVNMVEKGIIDPTKVVRTALLDAAGVASLLTTAEVVVTEIPKEEKDPGMGGMGGMGGGMGGGMF; encoded by the exons ATGCTTCGATTACCCGCAGTCCTTCGTCAAATGAGGCCAGTGTCCAGGGCACTGGCTCCTCATCTCACTCGGGCTTATGCCAAAGATGTAAAATTCGGTGCAGATGCTCGGGCCTTAATGCTTCAAGGTGTAGACCTTTTAGCCGATGCTGTAGCCGTTACTATGGGGCCAAAG GGAAGGACAGTGATTATTGAACAGAGTTGGGGAAGTCCCAAAGTGACAAAAGATGGTGTGACTGTTGCAAAGTCTattgatttaaaagataaatataaaaatattggcGCTAAACTTGTTCAAGATGTTGCCAATAACACAAACGAAGAGGCCGGGGATGGCACCACTACTGCTACTGTACTGGCACGTTCTATTGCCAAGGAAGGCTTCGAGAAGATTAGCAAAGGTGCTAATCCAGTGGAAATCAGGAGAG GTGTGATGTTAGCTGTTGATGCTGTAATTGCTGAACTTAAGAAGCAGTCTAAACCTGTGACAACCCCTGAAGAGATTGCTCAG GTTGCTACAATTTCTGCAAATGGAGACAAAGAAATTGGCAACATCATTTCTGATGCCATGAAAAAGGTTGGAAGAAAGGGTGTTATCACAGTAAAG GATGGAAAAACACTGAATGATGAATTAGAAATTATTGAAGGCATGAAGTTTGACAGAGGATACATTTCTCCATACTTTATTAATACATCCAAAG GTCAGAAATGTGAATTCCAAGATGCATATGTTCTGTTGagtgaaaagaaaatttctaGTGTCCAGTCCATTGTTCCTGCTCTTGAAATTGCCAATGCTCACCGGAAGCCCTTGGTCATAATTGCTGAAGAtgtggatggagaagctctaagtACCCTTGTTTTGAACAG GCTGAAAGTTGGTCTTCAAGTTGTGGCGGTCAAAGCTCCAGGTTTTGGTGACAATAGAAAGAACCAGCTTAAAGACATGGCTATTGCTACTGGTGGTGCA gTATTTGGAGAAGAAGGACTAAATCTAAATCTTGAAGATGTTCAGCCTCATGACTTAGGAAAAGTTGGAGAGGTCATTGTGACCAAAGATGATGCCATGCTCTTGAAAGGGAAAGGTGACAAGGCTCAAATTGAAAAGCGCATCCAAGAGATCATTGAGCAGTTAGATGTCACAACCAgtgaatatgaaaaggaaaaactgaacgAACGCCTGGCAAAACTCTCAGATGGCGTTGCTGTGTTGAAG gTTGGTGGGACAAGTGATGTTGaagtgaatgaaaagaaagacagagtTACAGATGCCCTTAATGCTACACGAGCTGCTGTTGAAGAAGGCATTGTTCTGGGAGGGGGCTGTGCCCTGCTTCGGTGCATTCCAGCCTTGGAGTCAATAACTCCAGCTAATGAAGATCAAAAAACAG gtatagaaatcattaaaaaaacacTCAAAATTCCTGCAATGACCATTGCTAAGAATGCAGGTGTTGAAGGATCACTGATAGTTGAGAAAATTATGCAGAGTTCTTCAGAAGTTGGTTATGATGCTATGCTTGGAGATTTTGTGAATATGGTGGAAAAGGGAATCATTGATCCAACTAAG GTTGTAAGAACTGCATTACTGGATGCTGCCGGAGTGGCCTCTCTCTTAACAACAGCAGAAGTTGTCGTCACAGAAATTCCTAAAGAAGAGAAGGATCCTGGAATGGGTGGCATGGGTGGAATGGGAGGTGGCATGGGAGGTGGCATGTTCTAA